A genomic window from Lactobacillus sp. ESL0677 includes:
- a CDS encoding DUF4097 family beta strand repeat-containing protein produces MAQIIDDYIKILARKLLDLSPEQRQAVLAFYRDFLISGDFQTKEEIEKELGQPTELARDICSDYHEITKVTHLASSKSASDNYVRGFHVEKNPSRKRTIIPDKFINIKVALSNADLYIHSGNSFQVLITDYNSRPIEVKTKGQTLIVDEQQPPKNKGLIVINWRTATSHVEIIVPSSLVLTTISGYNTNGNVILQDINLQTITLQQDNGDTLFNNVTLANDLTLNSKNGDVRMTQAKVATISLKSRNGNITVKRSACGQFILQTLNGNSDIAQCNLTLKLNSQNGDVRIDRSQLTNNNIISSTTGNLYLKQLAHDMNYHLISKHGTIIYHKSSIGNKFSSTIASNDTLQLASTDGDITIY; encoded by the coding sequence ATGGCTCAAATAATTGATGATTATATTAAAATTTTGGCACGTAAATTACTGGACCTATCTCCTGAACAGCGACAGGCTGTTCTTGCGTTTTACCGTGACTTTTTAATAAGTGGCGACTTTCAAACAAAAGAAGAAATTGAAAAAGAACTTGGTCAGCCGACAGAGTTAGCCCGCGATATCTGCAGTGATTATCATGAAATTACTAAGGTTACTCACCTGGCATCATCCAAGTCTGCTAGTGACAATTACGTGCGGGGGTTTCACGTGGAAAAAAATCCTTCGCGTAAACGAACAATTATTCCCGATAAATTTATCAACATTAAAGTAGCACTTAGTAATGCTGATTTGTATATCCATTCCGGTAATAGCTTCCAAGTTTTAATTACAGATTATAATAGCAGACCAATTGAGGTTAAAACTAAAGGTCAAACCTTAATCGTTGATGAGCAACAGCCACCTAAAAATAAGGGCTTAATTGTTATTAATTGGCGGACAGCTACCAGTCACGTTGAAATTATAGTTCCAAGCAGCTTAGTCCTTACAACTATCAGCGGATATAACACTAATGGCAATGTTATCCTGCAAGACATCAATTTACAGACAATAACCTTGCAGCAAGACAATGGCGATACTTTATTCAATAATGTCACTCTGGCTAATGACTTAACCCTTAATTCCAAAAATGGTGATGTCAGAATGACGCAGGCAAAAGTTGCCACTATTTCATTAAAATCGCGCAACGGCAACATCACCGTCAAGCGCAGCGCGTGCGGACAATTTATCCTGCAAACATTAAACGGTAATTCTGATATTGCCCAATGTAATTTGACTTTAAAGCTTAATTCCCAAAATGGCGATGTCAGAATCGATCGCAGCCAATTAACTAATAACAACATTATTAGTTCAACTACGGGCAACTTATACCTAAAGCAATTAGCTCATGATATGAATTACCATCTTATTTCCAAGCACGGGACAATTATTTATCATAAGTCCAGCATCGGCAACAAGTTTTCCAGTACCATTGCCTCAAATGACACCTTGCAGCTGGCTTCAACTGATGGCGATATTACTATTTATTAA
- a CDS encoding autorepressor SdpR family transcription factor, with protein MSFEGSFKALSDPVRRKILQLLKNGRLSAGEIAQHFNMTKATISYHLNILKKADLVFEEREKNFIYYSLNTTILEEIMTWLIDLKGGHNDEK; from the coding sequence ATGAGTTTTGAAGGCAGCTTTAAGGCGCTCTCTGATCCAGTTCGCCGCAAAATCTTGCAGTTGTTAAAGAATGGCCGGTTATCAGCCGGAGAAATCGCCCAGCATTTTAACATGACCAAGGCAACGATTTCATATCATCTCAATATTCTGAAAAAGGCGGATTTGGTTTTTGAAGAACGAGAGAAAAATTTTATTTATTATTCACTAAATACAACAATTTTAGAGGAAATTATGACGTGGTTAATTGATTTAAAAGGGGGTCATAATGATGAAAAATAA
- a CDS encoding SdpI family protein: MMKNNLRRTWLITSLVILISLLIGLLLWSKLPNVMATHFGNNNEPNGWMPKWVAVFGLPLIMLGLQWFVYFRTAKQNINAKLANVALWLVPLISVIVCLCMYTFNLGYHVKVGMIVTLLVGFVFVLIGNFLPKGQPNRAMGVRLPRTLTNGENWRKTNRFTGWLLVLCGLILMALSFYQIWWLIIPVVAAVVILPVIYSYLLAK; the protein is encoded by the coding sequence ATGATGAAAAATAATTTGCGCAGAACATGGCTAATTACTAGTTTAGTAATCTTGATTTCGCTATTGATCGGGCTACTACTTTGGTCTAAATTGCCTAATGTAATGGCAACACATTTTGGTAATAATAATGAACCCAATGGCTGGATGCCTAAGTGGGTTGCGGTTTTTGGTCTGCCATTAATAATGCTGGGACTGCAATGGTTTGTTTATTTTCGGACTGCTAAGCAAAATATTAATGCCAAACTAGCTAATGTTGCCTTATGGTTAGTGCCACTGATTTCAGTTATTGTTTGCCTTTGCATGTACACTTTTAATTTGGGCTATCACGTCAAGGTAGGGATGATTGTTACTCTGCTTGTGGGATTTGTCTTTGTGCTAATCGGCAACTTTTTGCCTAAAGGGCAACCTAACAGGGCGATGGGTGTGCGGCTGCCACGGACGTTAACTAACGGTGAAAATTGGCGTAAAACTAACCGCTTTACTGGTTGGCTTCTTGTCTTGTGTGGCTTAATCCTGATGGCTCTGTCGTTTTATCAAATTTGGTGGTTGATTATCCCAGTTGTAGCTGCGGTGGTCATCTTGCCGGTGATTTACTCTTATTTGTTGGCAAAATAA
- the yycF gene encoding response regulator YycF: protein MPKKILVVDDEKPISDIIKFNLTKEGFDVDTAYDGEEAVKKVDEYNPDLMILDLMLPKKDGLEVAREVRQTHDMPIIMVTAKDTEIDKVLGLEMGADDYVTKPFSNRELVARVKANLRRRDIVKKVESANQESATKNITIGNLVIMPDAYIVEKDGKKIELTHREFELLYYLAQHMGQVMTREHLLQTVWGYDYFGDVRTVDVTVHRLREKIEDNPVQAQILLTRRGVGYYVKQANED from the coding sequence ATGCCAAAGAAGATTCTCGTTGTCGATGACGAAAAACCGATTTCTGATATTATCAAGTTTAATTTAACTAAGGAAGGGTTCGATGTCGACACCGCTTATGATGGCGAAGAAGCCGTCAAGAAAGTTGATGAATACAATCCAGATTTAATGATTTTGGATCTGATGCTGCCTAAGAAGGATGGCTTGGAGGTTGCACGCGAGGTCAGACAAACGCACGACATGCCAATTATCATGGTGACAGCTAAGGATACCGAGATTGACAAGGTGTTGGGCCTAGAAATGGGTGCTGATGACTATGTCACTAAGCCTTTTTCTAATCGAGAATTAGTTGCTCGGGTTAAGGCTAATTTGCGGCGCCGTGATATTGTCAAAAAGGTTGAGAGTGCAAATCAAGAGAGTGCAACTAAGAATATCACGATTGGCAACTTGGTAATCATGCCAGATGCCTACATCGTTGAAAAAGACGGTAAAAAGATCGAACTAACCCACCGCGAGTTTGAGCTGCTCTATTATTTAGCCCAGCACATGGGACAAGTAATGACTAGAGAGCACCTGTTACAAACCGTCTGGGGTTATGATTACTTCGGGGATGTGCGGACCGTTGACGTTACGGTTCACCGTCTGCGTGAAAAAATCGAGGATAACCCCGTACAAGCGCAAATTCTGCTGACACGGCGTGGTGTTGGCTATTACGTCAAACAAGCAAATGAAGATTAA
- the walK gene encoding cell wall metabolism sensor histidine kinase WalK translates to MKKIKSKLKHLFISINTTLAIVFMAMIIAMIEVIGAYFTRQLEQNSIESFQSSIQVPPIVTNQLSLQLLRDNKRPSASLNRIVNDYSNGTNTISEIIVVDNKDIIRAVSNLNDKSRIGQRVNNLLVKQVTSTGRQATKVINDKDNYMVQVTPLNAGNGSTNTVGAIYVRASMQGVFNNLRNISFMFLVTSLIAAVIGAILSLVVSHAITKPIEEMQGQALNIADGDYSSQVKIYSNDELGQLGQAFNTLSVRIERSQEESESEQRRLDSVLSHMSDGVLATDRHGNVSVVNQMALNFLNKTKEAIINKPIAEVLGLKEISQDLMSNQKGIVITLNEGTRDEVILHASFSLIKRVTGFVSGSVCVLHDITEQQKNENSQKQFVSNVSHELRTPLTSLHAYIETLNEGAWKDPNVAPQFLQVTQEETERMIRMINELLSLSRMDRGVSKVDVEWVNFNDFVAHILDRFDIIVKTDAKEGKKKYIISRKLGTQALWVEIDTDKMAQVIDNIMNNAIKYSPDGGTITVKLQQEQNRLLLSITDQGLGIPREDLNKIFDRFYRVDKARSRAQGGTGLGLAIAKEIVTAHRGQIWANSSEGKGSTFYIALPYEPMSEEDDWDEI, encoded by the coding sequence ATGAAAAAAATCAAGAGTAAGTTAAAACATCTATTTATTTCGATTAATACGACTTTGGCAATTGTCTTTATGGCAATGATTATTGCTATGATTGAAGTTATTGGGGCGTATTTTACTAGGCAATTGGAACAAAACAGTATTGAGAGTTTCCAGTCGTCAATTCAAGTACCGCCGATTGTTACTAATCAGCTGTCATTGCAATTGCTGCGCGATAATAAACGGCCAAGCGCCAGCTTGAACCGGATTGTTAATGATTACAGCAATGGTACTAACACGATTAGTGAGATTATTGTGGTTGATAACAAGGACATTATTCGGGCAGTGTCAAATCTGAATGACAAAAGTCGAATCGGTCAGCGGGTTAACAATCTGCTGGTTAAGCAAGTCACGTCAACAGGCCGTCAGGCAACCAAAGTAATCAATGATAAAGACAATTACATGGTGCAGGTGACGCCGCTAAATGCTGGCAATGGGTCGACCAACACAGTTGGGGCAATTTATGTACGGGCGTCAATGCAGGGCGTATTTAACAATTTGCGTAATATTTCCTTTATGTTCTTGGTGACATCGTTAATTGCCGCGGTGATAGGCGCGATATTGTCGTTAGTTGTTTCGCATGCGATTACCAAGCCAATCGAGGAAATGCAGGGGCAGGCATTAAATATTGCCGATGGCGATTATTCCAGCCAAGTGAAGATTTATTCTAATGATGAGTTAGGACAATTAGGGCAAGCCTTTAATACTTTGTCCGTGCGCATTGAACGGTCGCAGGAAGAGTCTGAGAGTGAGCAGCGACGGCTGGATAGCGTGTTGTCACATATGAGTGATGGGGTGCTAGCGACCGATCGGCATGGCAACGTTAGTGTTGTTAACCAGATGGCACTCAACTTTTTAAATAAAACTAAGGAAGCAATTATCAACAAGCCGATTGCGGAAGTTCTAGGACTAAAAGAAATCTCACAAGATTTAATGTCGAATCAAAAAGGAATTGTCATTACGCTTAACGAGGGGACGCGTGATGAAGTGATTTTGCATGCCAGCTTTTCACTGATTAAGCGGGTAACGGGCTTTGTGTCTGGGAGTGTTTGCGTGCTGCACGATATTACCGAGCAGCAGAAGAATGAAAATTCGCAAAAGCAGTTTGTATCTAACGTGTCGCATGAATTGCGGACACCGCTGACAAGTCTGCACGCGTATATTGAAACTCTGAATGAAGGTGCATGGAAGGATCCGAACGTGGCCCCGCAATTTTTGCAAGTAACGCAAGAAGAAACTGAACGCATGATTCGCATGATTAACGAGTTGCTTAGTCTGTCACGAATGGACCGTGGTGTGTCCAAGGTTGATGTTGAGTGGGTTAATTTTAATGATTTTGTGGCGCATATTTTGGACAGGTTTGACATAATTGTTAAAACTGATGCTAAAGAAGGCAAGAAGAAGTATATCATTAGTCGTAAATTAGGCACGCAGGCCTTGTGGGTTGAGATTGACACCGATAAGATGGCGCAGGTAATCGATAATATTATGAATAATGCGATTAAGTATTCGCCAGATGGTGGGACAATCACGGTTAAACTGCAGCAGGAACAAAATCGCTTGCTTTTAAGCATAACTGACCAAGGACTTGGGATTCCGCGCGAAGACCTTAATAAAATTTTTGACCGATTTTATCGGGTTGATAAGGCGCGCTCGCGGGCTCAAGGTGGTACAGGCTTGGGATTAGCAATTGCTAAGGAAATTGTAACAGCCCACCGTGGTCAAATTTGGGCTAACAGCAGCGAGGGTAAGGGTTCCACCTTCTACATTGCCTTGCCGTATGAACCAATGAGCGAGGAGGATGATTGGGATGAAATTTAA
- a CDS encoding two-component system regulatory protein YycI, with protein sequence MDRKRIEWLFFVVFLLIDLYLGIEIWRSPINLSNTGGAQSTSIRSEMRADGIDLPLHISHKQRSGYYLAAKKRNYLSGKLSSLTEVNTHFSKSDNILTGTPKTQVTLSGNHHQILAQLNSFKNDSENVPFGAKFKYEPSMSGSNTYCYVQSTDYGQVYASDAQLMINVRNNAITNYTISYMGPISAVREPQLIISAWHAVKAMYTDREIVNNSRVMQIKLGYSKLTEVRGSIILLPTWLIWVENKTTKNITVKRVNAFTAQILQSGNSYSVQKN encoded by the coding sequence ATGGACCGGAAACGAATTGAATGGCTATTTTTTGTTGTTTTCTTATTGATTGACCTTTATCTTGGCATTGAAATCTGGCGCTCGCCCATTAATTTAAGCAATACTGGCGGTGCACAGTCGACCAGCATTCGCTCTGAAATGCGGGCTGATGGTATTGACTTGCCGCTGCATATTTCACATAAACAGCGGTCGGGTTACTATCTTGCCGCAAAAAAGCGCAACTACTTGTCAGGTAAACTTTCTAGCTTGACTGAAGTTAATACTCATTTTTCAAAAAGTGACAACATCTTAACTGGAACGCCCAAAACGCAGGTGACCTTAAGCGGCAATCATCATCAAATCTTGGCGCAATTGAATAGTTTTAAGAATGATTCGGAAAACGTCCCGTTTGGTGCTAAGTTTAAGTATGAGCCCAGCATGTCGGGCTCGAATACCTACTGCTACGTTCAGAGTACTGACTATGGCCAAGTTTATGCTAGTGATGCCCAATTGATGATTAATGTGCGTAATAATGCAATAACCAATTACACGATTTCTTATATGGGACCGATTAGCGCGGTTCGTGAGCCGCAACTAATTATTAGTGCCTGGCATGCAGTTAAGGCGATGTATACTGACCGCGAGATTGTTAATAATTCGCGTGTTATGCAAATTAAGCTAGGTTATTCCAAATTGACAGAGGTCCGTGGCAGCATAATTTTATTGCCAACATGGTTAATCTGGGTCGAAAATAAAACAACTAAAAATATTACGGTTAAACGAGTAAATGCCTTTACTGCCCAAATTTTGCAGTCAGGCAACTCTTATAGTGTCCAAAAGAATTAG
- a CDS encoding MBL fold metallo-hydrolase, with product MRVSILASGSTGNTSLIETEQHKILMDAGLSGVKTKQLLSQVGVDIADIDMAFLSHDHSDHSKGLGVLMRRYPRIAAFSNSGTWQYLCETNKIGKLPVEQINTIEPGQTQTFGDLDVTAFATSHDAAEPQYYVFTSGGKRMVFLTDTGYVSQKVESVIADADAYLMEFNYDDMMLRNGPYSWGLKQRILSDEGHLSNEEAGQALLDVVTPRTKHIFLAHRSQHNNTAKLAYNAAEKMLIAGDANLPSDVQIQLTSPEQPTNLVQI from the coding sequence GTGCGGGTTTCGATTTTAGCTAGTGGTTCAACAGGCAATACCAGTCTGATTGAGACTGAGCAACATAAGATTTTGATGGACGCGGGTTTATCGGGTGTTAAAACCAAACAGCTGCTTAGTCAGGTTGGCGTTGATATTGCGGATATTGATATGGCCTTTTTGAGTCATGACCATTCTGATCATAGCAAGGGACTAGGGGTATTGATGCGGCGCTATCCTCGGATTGCGGCGTTTAGCAATAGTGGCACGTGGCAATATTTATGTGAAACAAATAAAATCGGCAAGCTGCCGGTGGAACAGATCAATACGATTGAGCCGGGACAAACACAAACATTTGGCGATTTGGATGTGACCGCATTTGCGACTAGTCATGATGCCGCCGAGCCGCAATATTATGTTTTTACAAGTGGTGGCAAACGAATGGTATTTTTGACAGATACAGGATATGTGTCGCAGAAAGTTGAGAGCGTGATTGCCGATGCCGATGCTTATTTAATGGAATTCAATTATGATGACATGATGTTGCGTAATGGTCCGTATTCTTGGGGGTTGAAGCAGCGAATCTTATCAGATGAGGGTCACTTGTCTAATGAAGAAGCTGGTCAAGCCTTGCTAGATGTGGTGACGCCGCGGACGAAGCACATCTTTTTGGCTCACCGCAGTCAGCATAATAATACGGCTAAATTAGCTTATAACGCTGCTGAAAAAATGTTGATTGCTGGGGATGCTAATCTACCTAGTGATGTTCAAATTCAGTTGACTTCACCAGAGCAGCCGACGAATTTAGTACAAATTTAA
- a CDS encoding trypsin-like peptidase domain-containing protein has protein sequence MENANTNHGKNKFLVKTAVVGVVAGLIGGGASYVALDQINNANLNNNQAQTTISSNSAKTSKNSAKTSGTMTPAYNDVKGAVVSVINMKRQSNSSNNSLFDIFGDNDDDSSSKKGKLQTYSEGSGVIYMKSGNKGYIVTNNHVVSGSDKVQVMLSNGKTVNARIVGTDATTDLAVLAIDSGYVTQTAEFGDSKTLQAGQTVIAVGSPLGSEYASTVTQGIISAPARSITTSSANQQTVVQTDAAINPGNSGGALVNSAGQVIGINSMKLAQSSDGTSVEGMGFAIPSNEVVTIVNQLVKKGKITRPQLGVKVIALQGIPASYRKHLNIKSNLKSGIYIASVTKNGSAAAAGMKTGDVIVKVDGKTVTDVASLHSILYDHKVGDTVNLTVDRNGKTLNLRVKLQAN, from the coding sequence ATGGAAAACGCAAATACTAATCATGGTAAAAATAAGTTTCTTGTTAAGACAGCTGTTGTTGGTGTTGTTGCAGGACTTATTGGGGGTGGTGCTTCTTATGTTGCCTTAGACCAAATTAATAATGCTAATTTGAACAATAATCAGGCACAAACAACAATTAGCTCTAATAGTGCTAAAACTTCTAAGAATAGTGCCAAAACTAGTGGAACGATGACTCCGGCATATAATGATGTTAAAGGTGCTGTTGTATCCGTAATTAATATGAAGCGGCAGTCAAATAGCAGCAATAATTCTTTGTTTGATATTTTTGGCGATAACGACGATGATAGCAGCAGTAAAAAGGGTAAGCTGCAAACTTACAGTGAAGGCTCGGGGGTTATTTACATGAAGTCCGGTAATAAGGGCTATATTGTAACGAATAACCACGTGGTCTCTGGTAGTGACAAGGTGCAGGTCATGTTGTCAAACGGTAAGACGGTTAATGCACGGATTGTAGGAACAGATGCAACTACTGACTTGGCGGTTTTAGCAATTGACTCTGGATATGTTACCCAGACAGCTGAATTTGGTGATTCTAAGACCTTACAGGCGGGTCAGACAGTGATTGCGGTTGGTTCCCCCTTAGGCAGTGAATACGCGTCAACGGTAACTCAGGGGATTATTTCAGCTCCTGCTAGAAGTATTACAACTTCTTCTGCTAACCAGCAAACAGTTGTTCAAACTGATGCAGCAATTAATCCCGGCAATTCAGGTGGTGCCTTGGTCAATTCTGCCGGTCAAGTTATTGGGATTAACTCAATGAAGCTGGCTCAATCAAGTGATGGAACGTCAGTTGAAGGTATGGGCTTCGCCATTCCGTCTAATGAGGTTGTTACAATTGTTAACCAACTGGTAAAGAAGGGCAAAATTACGCGGCCACAGCTTGGCGTGAAGGTCATCGCACTGCAAGGCATTCCAGCTAGTTATCGAAAGCATTTGAATATTAAATCTAACTTGAAGAGTGGTATTTATATTGCTTCAGTAACCAAGAATGGATCTGCAGCTGCAGCTGGAATGAAGACGGGGGATGTTATCGTTAAAGTTGATGGTAAAACGGTAACAGACGTTGCTTCGTTACACAGTATTTTGTATGATCATAAAGTCGGTGATACCGTCAATTTAACCGTTGATCGCAATGGTAAAACACTCAATTTACGGGTTAAGCTGCAAGCTAATTAA
- the rlmH gene encoding 23S rRNA (pseudouridine(1915)-N(3))-methyltransferase RlmH, which produces MNIKIVCVGKLKEKYFRDAIAEYQKRLSRFVKVQLVQVADEKAPEKFSQAEQEQVKKIEGQRILSKIKDKEYVYVTAIKGKERTSEEFASELENLATYGHSDITFVIGGSLGTSPAVNRRADDLLSFGKLTMPHQLMRVVLIEQIYRGFMINSGSPYHK; this is translated from the coding sequence ATGAATATCAAGATTGTCTGTGTGGGAAAACTAAAGGAAAAATATTTTAGGGATGCAATTGCTGAATACCAGAAGCGATTGAGTAGATTTGTCAAAGTTCAGCTTGTTCAGGTTGCTGATGAAAAGGCGCCGGAAAAATTCAGTCAGGCAGAGCAGGAACAGGTTAAGAAAATTGAGGGCCAACGGATTTTAAGTAAAATTAAAGACAAGGAATACGTTTATGTGACGGCGATTAAGGGTAAGGAACGCACAAGTGAAGAGTTTGCCAGTGAATTAGAAAATTTGGCAACCTATGGTCATTCAGATATTACCTTTGTCATTGGTGGTAGTTTGGGCACCAGCCCTGCTGTTAATCGGCGTGCAGATGATTTACTTAGTTTTGGCAAGCTGACGATGCCGCACCAATTGATGCGCGTCGTTCTCATTGAACAAATTTACCGTGGTTTTATGATTAACAGTGGTAGTCCATATCATAAGTAA
- a CDS encoding energy-coupling factor transporter transmembrane component T yields the protein MNPSFKFILALIISLEISLKISLSTNFAIIILAIIYLLIKRIKLKNLLILLLVPFIAAFTIFATLEWFTPTPNLFNALGLSSRIYVYILTISCVTINTSAEELARSFEQNFHLPSKFAYGVLAALNIVPRMKQAVKQIRTAGMMRGVYLSFWSPVLYFKAILVALNSAENLAQGMESHGYQEDAHRSVIIAVPVRVQDWVWSAVILLALNLALFILK from the coding sequence ATGAATCCTAGTTTTAAGTTTATTTTAGCCTTAATTATTTCGCTTGAAATATCATTGAAAATTAGCTTGTCGACTAATTTTGCAATCATTATCTTGGCAATTATCTATTTACTAATTAAACGAATTAAATTAAAGAACTTGTTAATCCTGCTTTTAGTGCCATTCATTGCCGCATTTACAATTTTTGCAACACTTGAATGGTTCACACCAACTCCTAATCTATTTAATGCTCTGGGCTTATCCAGCCGGATTTACGTTTATATTTTAACTATCAGCTGTGTCACGATTAATACCAGTGCCGAAGAATTAGCACGTTCGTTTGAGCAGAACTTTCATTTACCAAGTAAATTTGCTTATGGTGTTTTAGCTGCGCTTAATATTGTTCCCCGCATGAAGCAAGCCGTTAAGCAAATCCGGACGGCTGGCATGATGCGCGGCGTTTATCTCAGCTTTTGGTCGCCAGTATTATATTTTAAAGCTATTTTGGTAGCACTCAATTCTGCCGAGAATTTAGCGCAAGGAATGGAATCCCACGGCTATCAAGAAGACGCCCACCGTTCCGTAATCATTGCCGTACCAGTGCGGGTACAAGATTGGGTTTGGAGTGCTGTTATTCTGCTTGCACTTAACTTAGCATTATTCATCTTGAAATAA
- a CDS encoding ABC transporter ATP-binding protein, producing the protein MMITSKNLTFSYDQNIKILDNLNLEIPTGQFSLLIGPTGCGKSTLLKVLAGLYPKYAGKVSGSLNLNGLKSAIMFQNASEQFTMATPREEIIFALENLQINQEDYHKRLTAGVKFAQIENLLDQKINTMSGGEQQRVALAVLIAMDIDLFLLDEPFASCDPQARQFLITKLAHLRDQGKTIILSDHILNGYQNICDCLFQFAGHHVQQLDSLAKDKLLQTSTHKNNYSFALPQNETACFTLNKTQLTQNRRLLNQDQLKIIAGKTTLITGANGVGKTSLFNALTKMLPYNGSLTYHNREVRQQATRKYLLHVAQIFQNATDQFLSVTVQDEIDLSKKQRTNDFFTDEKINEVLADLDLNQHLDQVVYSLSGGQQKKLQILLMLIADQDVLLIDEPLSGLDHVSSQKVMQLLRQSQKKREQTLLIISHELDGLADWCDYHLVFADKQLHYVTK; encoded by the coding sequence ATAATGATTACAAGCAAAAATTTAACTTTTTCATACGATCAAAATATTAAAATTCTTGATAACCTTAATCTCGAAATTCCCACGGGGCAATTTTCACTGTTAATTGGACCTACTGGTTGTGGTAAGTCAACTTTACTTAAGGTGCTGGCCGGACTATATCCTAAATATGCGGGTAAAGTCAGCGGCAGCCTTAACCTCAACGGCTTAAAGTCGGCCATCATGTTTCAAAATGCCAGCGAGCAATTCACAATGGCAACCCCACGAGAAGAAATTATTTTTGCGCTTGAGAATTTACAAATTAACCAAGAAGATTATCACAAACGGCTGACTGCCGGCGTAAAATTTGCGCAAATTGAAAACTTGTTGGACCAAAAGATCAATACAATGTCCGGTGGTGAGCAACAACGTGTGGCCCTTGCCGTTCTCATTGCAATGGACATTGACTTATTCTTGCTAGATGAGCCCTTCGCTAGTTGTGATCCGCAAGCACGGCAATTTTTAATTACCAAATTAGCGCACTTGCGCGATCAAGGCAAAACGATTATTTTAAGTGACCATATTCTAAATGGCTACCAAAATATCTGTGATTGCCTCTTTCAGTTTGCAGGCCACCATGTCCAACAATTAGACAGCTTAGCTAAAGACAAACTACTCCAGACAAGTACGCACAAGAATAATTATTCGTTTGCTTTGCCTCAAAATGAGACAGCTTGTTTTACCTTAAACAAAACACAATTAACGCAGAACAGACGTTTATTGAATCAGGACCAGCTTAAGATTATTGCGGGTAAGACCACGCTAATTACTGGAGCTAATGGCGTTGGTAAAACTTCATTATTTAACGCATTGACCAAAATGCTGCCTTATAACGGCAGTCTAACCTACCACAATCGTGAAGTGCGCCAACAAGCAACGCGCAAATACTTATTACATGTTGCTCAGATTTTTCAAAATGCAACCGACCAATTTTTGAGTGTTACCGTTCAAGACGAAATTGACTTGAGTAAAAAACAGCGGACTAATGACTTTTTTACTGACGAAAAAATCAACGAAGTTTTAGCTGATCTCGATTTAAACCAGCATTTAGACCAAGTTGTGTATTCTCTTTCCGGCGGTCAACAAAAGAAGCTGCAAATTTTACTAATGTTAATTGCAGATCAAGATGTATTGCTGATTGACGAGCCACTAAGCGGTTTGGATCACGTATCAAGTCAAAAAGTCATGCAACTACTTAGGCAAAGTCAAAAAAAGCGCGAACAAACTTTGTTAATTATTAGTCATGAACTTGACGGTCTAGCTGATTGGTGTGATTACCATCTCGTTTTTGCCGATAAACAACTGCATTACGTGACTAAGTGA